TCGTGCACGGCGACCGGATCTCGGGCCCGGGCGTCGACGTCAATTCGCTGCGCCGTGACATCGGCATCGTCTTCCAGGGCTACAACCTGTTTCCGCACATGACCGTGCTCGAGAACGTGACGCTCGCGCCGATTCGCGTACTCAAGCAGCCCCGCCGCGAAGCCGAGGACCGCGCGATGGCGCTGCTCGAACGCTTCGGCCTGGCGCACAAGGCCGCCGAGTACCCCGATCGCCTGTCGGGCGGACAGCAGCAGCGCGTGGCGATCGTGCGTGCGCTGGCGATGGATCCGATGGTGCTGCTGCTCGACGAGATCACGTCCGCGCTCGATCCGGAGCTCGTGTCCGAAGTGCTGAACATCGTGCGCGATCTGGCGCACGACGGCATGACCATGCTGCTCGCCACGCACGAGATGGGTTTCGCGCGCGAGGTCGCGTCCAAGGTCTGCTTCCTGTGCGACGGCGTGGTTTGCGAAGAAGGGCCGCCCGAGCAGATCTTCGGTGACCCGCGGCAGGAGCGCACGCGCGCCTTCCTGCGCAGCATCCGGCAGGCCAAACGTCTTTGAGAGAGGGGAGACATTCGATTTGACTGTTCACCCAGTTTGGGGGACCTTCGGGTCCCCTCTTTTTTTGACGATGTGAGCGGGTGCGCCTCGGGGTCACCGACGTCCGCAGGTAAAATTGCGAACGCCTCCTGACACGACATCATTGCCATGCTCGCTCACGCCTTCGCGCCCTACGACACCACGATTGCCGCAGTGCTCCACGCCGCGGGCGTCACGAACGGGCTGGACAGCGACGACGGTTCGCACGACGGGTCGCATCTGATTCGCGTGTGGAACCTCGTGAGGGAGATCGCCGCGGACGAGCCCGGCGTCGATCTGGAAATGCTTGCCGTCGCCACCTTGCTGCACGACTGCGTGCCAGTGGAGAAAACCGATCCGCGCCGCGCGCAGGCGTCGCGGCTTTCCGCGCAAAAGGCCTGCGGTATTCTGCGGACGATCGGCTGGCAGACGGAGCGCGTTGCCGCCACGGCGCACGTCATCGAAGCGCACAGCTTCTCGGCGGGCATCGCACCCGAGACGCCGGAAGCGAACATCCTGCGCGACGCCGACCGGCTCGACGCCATCGGCGCGATCGGTATCGCGCGCACGTTCTACGTGGCCGGCCGCGTCGGTTCCCGTCTCTACGATCCCGCCGACCCGTTCGCCACGCAGCGATCGCTCGACGATCGACGTTTCGCGCTCGATCACTTCGAAACCAAGCTCCTGCATCTGGCCGACGGCCTGACGACGCGCGCCGCACAGCGCATCGGCGAGAGGCGCGTGACCACGATGCGCGCGTTCCTCGACGTGCTGCGTGAGGAGATCTCGCCGTCGCGGTGACCCGACGACGCGAGACCGCCCGGCGACTACGTTCCGGCGGCGTCCAGCGGCACCTCCAGCCCGATCTTGACGTTGCTCATCGCCACAAGGGTCTTGAAGCGCTTGACGTTGTTGCTCTCGAAGAAGAGCGCGCGGGTGAGCTCGGTGTACTGCGCCATGTCGCGCACCACCATGATCACCACGAAGTCGCATTCCCCGGCCACGTAGTAGCACTGCTGCACCTGCGGGCAGGCGAGGAAGCTGCGCTTCATGGCGTCGAGCAGATCGAGGCGTTCGTTCTCGACTTCCACCTCGGTGATGATCGTCAGCGGATAGCCGACGCGCGCCGGGTCGACCAGTGCGACCGTCTTGCGCGTCACCCCTTCTTCCGCCAGCTTCCTGAGCCGGCGGTTCACCGCGGCCGACGACAGGTTCACCTGTGCGCCGAGCGCATGCTGAGGCGTCGTCGCATCTTGCTGAATCGCCGCGAGCAGGGCGATGTCGTAACTGTCCAGGCTCATGGTGCGCAATAAAAACTCGGTTTGGACGCCAAAAACGCGCGAATCGTACGCACGCGTCGGAATATTATTCAGGCTGTCCGATGATACTCCGCTAGCGGTGACGCGCACATGCTCGTGGCGCCTGCCAGCGAAGACAACGCAGCTTTCCGAAGCGCGCGACCCCTTGCCGCCCTTGCCGATACCACACCACTGACCCATGCAAGCCTCGAAAGCCTCCACCTCCGCCACTGCCTCCGCCGCCCTCCGCCTGAACGGCCCCGC
The Pandoraea pulmonicola DNA segment above includes these coding regions:
- a CDS encoding amino acid ABC transporter ATP-binding protein, which encodes MSFIEIRDIVKSYGDVPVINGLALTVEEHQVVCLIGPSGSGKSTLLRCINGLESIDAGEILVHGDRISGPGVDVNSLRRDIGIVFQGYNLFPHMTVLENVTLAPIRVLKQPRREAEDRAMALLERFGLAHKAAEYPDRLSGGQQQRVAIVRALAMDPMVLLLDEITSALDPELVSEVLNIVRDLAHDGMTMLLATHEMGFAREVASKVCFLCDGVVCEEGPPEQIFGDPRQERTRAFLRSIRQAKRL
- a CDS encoding HD domain-containing protein, with product MLAHAFAPYDTTIAAVLHAAGVTNGLDSDDGSHDGSHLIRVWNLVREIAADEPGVDLEMLAVATLLHDCVPVEKTDPRRAQASRLSAQKACGILRTIGWQTERVAATAHVIEAHSFSAGIAPETPEANILRDADRLDAIGAIGIARTFYVAGRVGSRLYDPADPFATQRSLDDRRFALDHFETKLLHLADGLTTRAAQRIGERRVTTMRAFLDVLREEISPSR
- a CDS encoding Lrp/AsnC family transcriptional regulator yields the protein MSLDSYDIALLAAIQQDATTPQHALGAQVNLSSAAVNRRLRKLAEEGVTRKTVALVDPARVGYPLTIITEVEVENERLDLLDAMKRSFLACPQVQQCYYVAGECDFVVIMVVRDMAQYTELTRALFFESNNVKRFKTLVAMSNVKIGLEVPLDAAGT